A region of the Roseiflexus sp. RS-1 genome:
GCGCCACCAGCGCCGCCAGATCGGTCGGGTTCCAGTAAATATCCGAGCCGTCCTCGCGGTCGATTGCCACATCGTTCGGATTGATTGAGAGTTGCAAAATGCGATTGCCATCGAGATCGCGCGCCAGCGCCGCCAGTTCCGCTGCCGCGCGCAGATCGGAGACCGGCAGGGTAGTGCGCACATGTTCGCTGACGACCTCGATCCAGCGTGGGAGCAGCGCTGCGTTATCGAGCAATCCACGGGCGCGCACCTGATCGAGGAGCGCGCGCAACACCTGCTGCTGCCGCCTGCCCCGCTCGAAATCACTGCTGCCATGGCGCGTGCGGGCGTAGATCAGCGCCATGCGCCCATCGAGCACTTGCAGACCCGCTGGAATATAGATCCGCTCAACGCCATAGTTTTCGGTGGGATATTCTGCATCGAGGATCGGCGCCGGTACGTCAATCAGCACACCGCCGACCGTATCGACGAGTCGCTCAAAGCCGCGAAAATCGACCTGTGCGATGTAGTCGACCGTGACGCCGAGGAATTGCTCGACTGCTTCAGCTGCGAGTGCGCCGCCAGCCGCCGATGGATCGGTTGCTGCGCCATAGAGCGCGGCAGCGTTGGCGTACCCGTATCCATAGGCAGCGTTGATCTTTGCCCAACCGAGGTGTGGGATCGGCGCGACTGAGTCGCGTGGGATCGAGAGCATACTGGCAGTGCGCGCCTGCGGATCGACCCGCACCAGGATCAGCGTGTCGCTGCGCACCCCCTCTTCGGGGTTTGGGCGACGATCAACCCCGAGCAGCAGCACGGTAAAAGGACGGCTCAACAACTGTGTTGAGGGTTGGTCGGACGTTGCGGGAGCCGTTGCCGCAACGGTTGCGTCGTGGTTCGAGGGTTGGAGCGTGGTTGGAAGCGGCAATGGAGCAGTCGTTGCGCGCTGGCGTGGATCTTCCTGTTCGAGGCGCTCCAGGACGCGACCGGCCTGACGCAGCGCCATGACGCCAGCGGTCAAAAGCGCCAGCAGCGCCAGCGCTCCAATTGCCAGCGCAAACGTGGTCCAACTGGTGGTGCGCCGTGCACGCCGGCGTGCTGCAATGCGCTCGCGCGCTGTCGTACCGTTTCCGGATCGTTGCCGATAATCATTTGCCACATGCAATCCTCGTGCAGGATCGATTTCTGGCGCGTGATTATACCATAGCGCTCGTATCCTCATATTTGACAGATGCCATAAATGTCGTGTATTCTATAAGTACGACAGTCAGGCGTTATGACTGCACGAAATAGCGTCATTATTAAGGGTTTATCAAACGTGACGTTTCGACACAACAGCGACAGGACGCATACCGAAATCGACCGATGCGCACTATGCGCAGCGATCGTCGGAGATTCTGCTATTGTTTGCACTGTTGCCCGGCGATGCGTCACACGCTCCTTCAGGGTGGTGCTCTCTGCGAGCGCCGCTGATGTCATACGCGCTCGAGCGTAGGGTCATTCCCCCTTCGCCAGAGCGCAGTGAGTTGGCTTTGCAGCTTCTGGAAAGGGGGAAAGGCTTGGGGCAACGAGTTCTTGTTCTCAACGCAAGCTACGAGCCGCTACAGTTTATTTCTGTTCGTCGCGCGATCGTTCTCTTGCTGCAGGATAAAGCAGAGCTGGTCGAAGCTGCCCAGCAGCGTCTTCGCGCGCGCGGCATCTCCCTCGAAGTTCCGCTGGTTATCAGGCTGGTGCGATATATCCGCATCCCTCGTCGCATGCGTCTCCCCTGTTCACGGCGCAGTATCCTGCTGCGCGACCGGGAGACGTGTCAGTACTGCGGTGCGCAGCCTGGTCGCGCTCACCTGACGGTCGACCACGTGGTGCCGCGTTCCCGTGGCGGTGAGACAACCTGGGAAAATGTGGTGACTGCCTGTCGCGACTGCAATCACCGCAAAGGTGGGCGCACGCCGGAAGAAGCCGGCATGACCCTGCTGACCATTCCTCGCCAGCCGCAGTATGTCGCTTTTGCGCTCCTTGGTGAACTCGAACGCCACGATGTGTGGCGAAAATACGCATATACATAAGCTATGGCAGGAGTTGCATACTGCCTTGCCACAAACAAGGGGGGAACACTGCCAGGCAAGCGCCAGCGCAATCACGCCGTCGT
Encoded here:
- a CDS encoding LCP family protein encodes the protein MANDYRQRSGNGTTARERIAARRRARRTTSWTTFALAIGALALLALLTAGVMALRQAGRVLERLEQEDPRQRATTAPLPLPTTLQPSNHDATVAATAPATSDQPSTQLLSRPFTVLLLGVDRRPNPEEGVRSDTLILVRVDPQARTASMLSIPRDSVAPIPHLGWAKINAAYGYGYANAAALYGAATDPSAAGGALAAEAVEQFLGVTVDYIAQVDFRGFERLVDTVGGVLIDVPAPILDAEYPTENYGVERIYIPAGLQVLDGRMALIYARTRHGSSDFERGRRQQQVLRALLDQVRARGLLDNAALLPRWIEVVSEHVRTTLPVSDLRAAAELAALARDLDGNRILQLSINPNDVAIDREDGSDIYWNPTDLAALVARWKAGPDLSVAPSITSLPTQAAAPDSPPLDPAQPTPTLLPAVAEPDTVVQVLNGARVEGIAGRVSAFLADRGFIIADPATVTRIYEHTVIIDYSGRPETRRRLAEALGIEARYVLATAPPDAPPPGYNVDIVVVIGRDYRQEWLSNDGR
- a CDS encoding HNH endonuclease — its product is MGQRVLVLNASYEPLQFISVRRAIVLLLQDKAELVEAAQQRLRARGISLEVPLVIRLVRYIRIPRRMRLPCSRRSILLRDRETCQYCGAQPGRAHLTVDHVVPRSRGGETTWENVVTACRDCNHRKGGRTPEEAGMTLLTIPRQPQYVAFALLGELERHDVWRKYAYT